In a genomic window of Pedobacter sp. KBS0701:
- a CDS encoding tetratricopeptide repeat protein: MIKHLLALLFPLTVAQTCFSQSKSIKDLYWDYAQIRMTDSERQKVIQIAEELIKRSPELTKTQLGNTSYHLGRLYEETGEIEKAIPKYQEAIKITPAYYVPYRALGFIFVKKCNAIGAKMNEAGKAKDLKAHGELYAQYKVIALKALPYLEKSQACDPDDETRTVITNLYRSLKDNAAIASLDERLKKNAADCVSILDDEY, encoded by the coding sequence ATGATCAAACACCTATTAGCACTCTTATTTCCACTAACGGTTGCACAAACCTGTTTTTCTCAAAGCAAAAGCATTAAAGATTTATATTGGGATTACGCTCAAATTAGAATGACCGACTCAGAAAGACAAAAAGTTATTCAAATAGCGGAAGAGCTCATTAAAAGATCGCCTGAGCTCACCAAAACCCAACTGGGCAATACTAGCTATCATTTAGGAAGGCTTTATGAAGAAACCGGAGAAATAGAAAAGGCAATCCCAAAGTATCAGGAAGCCATTAAAATTACACCAGCTTATTATGTTCCTTACAGGGCCTTAGGGTTTATTTTCGTTAAAAAATGTAATGCCATTGGCGCAAAGATGAACGAAGCGGGAAAAGCGAAAGATTTAAAAGCGCATGGCGAACTTTATGCCCAATATAAAGTCATCGCACTTAAAGCACTACCTTATTTAGAAAAATCACAGGCTTGTGATCCTGATGATGAAACCAGAACAGTCATTACTAATTTATACCGGAGCTTAAAGGATAATGCAGCTATTGCTTCGCTTGATGAAAGGCTAAAGAAAAACGCTGCTGATTGCGTGAGTATACTTGATGACGAATATTAA
- a CDS encoding Crp/Fnr family transcriptional regulator gives MLKEIYPESYQGLFAVFNAIHPLSEELKSAIISNSHIAQVKRKTTLLSAGENSNTIYFIVAGGARVYYLDKDGKQTNTWFLFENELLISVYGFFTGQPSFEYIETLEDTTLIVVKREKLDEIYLQFMEFNFIGRKLTEYYYIRNEIQANELRMLSAKERYETLLKRSPQLFQRVSLGHIASYLGISQETLSRIRK, from the coding sequence ATGCTAAAAGAGATTTATCCAGAAAGTTACCAAGGTTTATTTGCCGTTTTTAATGCCATTCATCCACTTAGTGAGGAATTAAAATCAGCTATTATTAGCAATAGTCATATTGCTCAAGTCAAAAGAAAAACCACGTTATTAAGCGCTGGTGAAAATAGTAATACCATATATTTCATTGTAGCAGGTGGAGCCAGGGTATATTATCTTGATAAAGATGGCAAACAAACCAATACCTGGTTTTTATTCGAAAATGAACTATTAATTTCTGTTTATGGCTTCTTCACGGGACAGCCCAGCTTCGAATACATTGAAACCTTAGAAGACACAACCTTAATAGTAGTAAAAAGAGAAAAACTCGATGAAATTTATCTCCAGTTTATGGAATTTAACTTTATTGGCCGGAAACTTACGGAGTATTATTATATCCGTAATGAAATACAGGCCAACGAACTGCGGATGTTAAGCGCCAAAGAGCGTTATGAAACGTTGTTGAAACGAAGCCCTCAGCTTTTTCAACGCGTTTCTTTAGGTCATATTGCTTCGTATTTAGGTATCTCGCAGGAAACATTGAGTAGAATTAGAAAGTAA
- the mutL gene encoding DNA mismatch repair endonuclease MutL, which translates to MTDIIHLLPDAVANQIAAGEVVQRPASAVKELLENSIDAGADKIQLVVKDAGKALIQIIDNGCGMSVTDARMCFERHATSKVKKAEDLFAIRTMGFRGEAMASIAAIAQVEMKTRRHEDEIGTCISIEGAQVTNQEPVATSPGTQISIKNLFFNTPARRNFLKSNPVEMRHILDEFQRVALAHPAVFFTLHQDGVEIFNLPKGNLKQRIVHLFGNNYNERLVPVEEETTIINLKGYIGKPAFAKKTRGEQFFFVNNRFIKDPYLNHAVSSAFEELLPDDSYPLYVLFIEIDPSKIDVNVHPTKTEIKYLDEKSIYAIMKSAVKRSIGRYNISPTLDFDQETGFSNMITHKAVEDIIPPSINFNPDFNPFASDSSSTSGYASSPRNYDAKPSAKNWGSLYDITEQPVVEQTSIYEDETVLETKQKQYMQLHNRYIVSQIKSGLMVIDQQMAHERILYERFLVHLDDRKGASQQSLFPQTITLNAHDFELAKSLLDDIKSLGFDVREFGKNTLVVEGVPVDLGSSNINETQLFEQLIEGFKNSQQELKLSKRDSLARSLAKNSAIKAGTSLGQEEMNTLIDELFACKTPNFSVSGKPIIQTITLAELDKKFEK; encoded by the coding sequence ATGACTGATATTATTCACTTATTGCCTGATGCTGTTGCCAATCAGATTGCTGCCGGAGAAGTTGTACAACGACCTGCTTCTGCGGTAAAAGAATTGCTCGAAAATTCGATAGATGCCGGCGCAGATAAAATTCAACTGGTAGTAAAAGATGCCGGTAAGGCACTGATTCAGATTATTGATAATGGCTGTGGAATGAGCGTTACGGATGCAAGAATGTGTTTTGAGCGTCATGCTACATCGAAGGTAAAAAAAGCAGAGGATTTATTCGCCATCCGCACCATGGGTTTCCGTGGCGAGGCCATGGCTTCTATTGCGGCCATTGCGCAGGTAGAAATGAAAACCCGCAGGCATGAAGATGAAATCGGCACCTGCATTTCTATCGAAGGTGCACAGGTAACCAATCAGGAACCTGTAGCTACCTCTCCCGGAACGCAGATTTCGATTAAAAACCTATTTTTCAACACGCCCGCCAGAAGGAACTTCCTTAAAAGTAATCCGGTAGAAATGCGTCATATTCTGGATGAATTTCAGCGTGTAGCATTGGCACATCCAGCTGTTTTTTTTACTCTGCACCAAGATGGAGTTGAAATTTTCAACCTTCCAAAAGGCAACTTAAAACAGCGGATTGTCCACCTTTTTGGTAACAACTATAACGAACGTTTGGTTCCAGTTGAAGAAGAAACGACTATTATAAACTTAAAAGGCTATATCGGAAAACCTGCTTTTGCAAAGAAAACCAGGGGTGAGCAGTTCTTTTTTGTGAATAACCGTTTCATTAAAGATCCTTATTTAAACCACGCAGTAAGCTCTGCTTTCGAAGAGTTATTGCCCGATGATAGTTATCCGCTATATGTTTTGTTTATTGAGATCGATCCGTCGAAAATCGACGTAAACGTGCATCCTACTAAAACAGAGATTAAATATCTCGACGAAAAGTCGATCTATGCGATCATGAAATCGGCGGTAAAACGTTCCATTGGCCGTTATAACATTTCGCCTACTTTAGATTTTGATCAGGAAACAGGTTTCAGCAATATGATTACGCATAAGGCAGTCGAAGATATTATACCACCAAGCATTAACTTCAATCCTGATTTTAATCCATTTGCGAGTGATAGCAGTTCTACATCGGGTTACGCCTCATCACCAAGAAATTATGACGCAAAACCAAGTGCAAAAAACTGGGGCTCGTTATATGATATAACCGAACAGCCTGTTGTAGAACAGACCTCTATTTACGAGGATGAAACAGTTTTGGAAACGAAGCAAAAGCAGTATATGCAATTGCATAATAGATATATTGTTTCACAGATCAAGTCGGGTTTAATGGTAATCGATCAACAAATGGCTCATGAGCGGATCCTTTACGAACGTTTTCTCGTACATCTTGATGATCGCAAAGGCGCATCGCAGCAGAGTTTATTTCCGCAAACCATTACACTGAATGCCCATGATTTTGAACTGGCCAAAAGTTTATTGGACGATATAAAAAGTTTAGGCTTCGATGTACGGGAATTTGGGAAAAATACGTTGGTAGTAGAAGGTGTCCCGGTTGATTTAGGGAGCAGCAATATTAACGAAACCCAGTTATTTGAACAATTGATTGAAGGTTTTAAAAACTCGCAGCAGGAACTAAAATTAAGCAAACGTGATAGCCTGGCCAGAAGTTTAGCTAAAAATAGTGCCATAAAAGCCGGAACAAGCCTTGGTCAGGAAGAAATGAATACCTTGATTGATGAGCTTTTTGCCTGTAAAACACCTAACTTTAGCGTGAGTGGCAAACCGATTATCCAGACCATTACTCTGGCAGAGCTGGATAAAAAGTTTGAGAAATAG
- a CDS encoding malate:quinone oxidoreductase — MTKKKKTVGKTDADVILIGAGIMSATLGVLLKQLEPNLSIEIYERLDIAAAESSDAWNNAGTGHSAFCELNYTPEKKDGTVEIKKAVQIAEHFEVSKQFWSYLVNKGLVSDPCNFIRNIPHMSFVWGKKNVEYLKKRYDALTQCDLFSDMQYTEDAEQVKNWAPLIMDGRKKNEKVAATKMDLGTDVNFGTLTRDMFNNLKEQSNVSMYFNHEIRDLKKNKDGNWIVKVKDLESGDKRKRVAKFVFIGAGGGSLPLLEKSDIPEGKGFGGFPVSGQWLKCTNEEIIKKHHAKVYGKAAVGAPPMSVPHLDTRMINGKQALLFGPYAGFSTKFLKNGSFLDLPKSIKFNNIRPMISAGLHNLDLTKYLIEQVRQSPEDRLEALKEYLPTAQLKDWELEYAGQRVQVIKKDEKQGGILEFGTEVVSAADGSIAALLGASPGASTAVSIMLDLLNRCFADDLATDEWQAKIKEMIPTYGKSLAQDPELCKATRDKTSKVLKIENAVVV; from the coding sequence ATGACAAAAAAGAAAAAGACAGTTGGTAAAACTGACGCTGATGTAATTTTAATAGGGGCTGGCATCATGAGTGCAACCCTGGGTGTTTTGTTAAAACAATTAGAGCCCAATTTAAGCATAGAAATTTACGAACGTTTAGATATTGCGGCGGCAGAAAGTTCTGACGCCTGGAATAATGCCGGAACGGGACACTCTGCTTTTTGCGAATTAAACTATACACCTGAAAAAAAAGATGGTACGGTTGAAATTAAAAAGGCGGTTCAGATTGCTGAACATTTTGAAGTGTCTAAGCAATTTTGGTCTTACCTGGTCAATAAAGGATTGGTTTCTGATCCCTGCAATTTTATCCGCAATATTCCTCACATGAGTTTTGTTTGGGGTAAAAAGAATGTAGAATACCTTAAAAAACGTTATGACGCATTAACTCAATGCGATCTGTTTAGCGACATGCAATATACCGAGGATGCTGAACAGGTAAAAAACTGGGCACCATTGATTATGGATGGCCGCAAGAAAAACGAAAAAGTTGCCGCAACCAAAATGGATCTTGGAACCGATGTTAACTTCGGTACCTTAACCCGAGACATGTTCAACAACTTAAAGGAGCAAAGCAATGTGAGCATGTATTTTAACCACGAAATCCGCGACCTGAAAAAGAATAAAGATGGCAACTGGATTGTAAAGGTTAAAGATTTGGAAAGCGGAGATAAACGTAAACGTGTAGCTAAATTTGTATTTATTGGCGCAGGTGGTGGTTCTTTGCCATTGTTAGAAAAATCAGATATTCCTGAAGGAAAAGGTTTTGGTGGTTTCCCGGTAAGTGGGCAATGGCTGAAATGCACCAATGAGGAAATCATTAAAAAACACCATGCAAAAGTTTACGGAAAAGCTGCGGTTGGTGCGCCACCAATGTCGGTACCGCATTTAGATACCAGGATGATTAATGGGAAACAGGCTTTGTTGTTTGGTCCTTATGCTGGTTTTTCTACTAAATTCCTTAAAAATGGATCGTTTCTGGATTTACCAAAATCGATTAAATTCAATAATATCCGTCCGATGATTTCTGCCGGATTGCACAACCTCGATTTAACGAAATATTTAATTGAGCAGGTGAGGCAATCGCCAGAAGACAGGTTGGAAGCATTGAAAGAATATTTACCAACTGCACAACTTAAAGATTGGGAACTGGAATATGCCGGACAGCGCGTTCAGGTAATTAAAAAAGACGAAAAACAAGGCGGTATTTTAGAGTTTGGTACCGAGGTGGTAAGTGCTGCTGATGGTTCTATTGCAGCTTTGCTTGGTGCATCTCCCGGAGCTTCAACAGCAGTTTCTATTATGCTCGACTTGTTAAACCGTTGTTTTGCTGATGATTTGGCTACTGATGAATGGCAGGCAAAAATCAAAGAGATGATTCCTACTTATGGAAAATCACTTGCTCAGGATCCTGAATTGTGCAAAGCAACCAGAGATAAAACCTCAAAAGTGTTAAAAATTGAAAATGCTGTGGTAGTTTAA
- a CDS encoding amidohydrolase has protein sequence MKSILYSLFLALLFTSCTKKEAVDVIVYNAKVYTVNSKFDTVEAFAVKNGKIIALGKSDEIKGKYTANEEVNANRKAVYPGFIDAHAHFYGYGQSLQTADLRETKSWDEVLSRLTAFAKTHPDGWLIGNGWDQNDWDNKAFPTNEKLTALFPDRPVFLNRIDGHAAIANQKALDNAGIKSEQKLSGGDMLTENGKLTGVLIDNAVGLVERKIPSPDAKLAEKIFIDAEKNCFAAGLTTIDDCGLSYLAVEFIEKLQQSNKLKMRLYVMLSDEPDNYKYLFNRGPIKTDRLNVRAFKVYADGALGSRGACLLHPYSDMPNKTGFLLSDQKHFEEVARKIAANHFQMCTHAIGDSANRVILNIYNKILKGKNDQRWRIEHAQVVNTKDFDLFGKASIIPSVQPTHATSDMYWAGQRLGAERLKSAYAYKQLLKQNGWIPLGTDFPVENINPLLTFYAATVRADAKGFPKGGFQIENALTPEEALRGMTIWAAKANFEEEEKGSLEKGKLADFVILDHDILKSTLQNILKTKVLKTYLNGEKVYEAK, from the coding sequence ATGAAATCCATCCTATACAGCCTTTTTCTGGCTTTATTGTTCACTTCCTGCACCAAAAAAGAAGCAGTTGATGTAATTGTTTACAACGCCAAAGTATATACCGTTAACAGTAAGTTTGATACAGTCGAAGCTTTCGCAGTAAAAAATGGAAAAATCATCGCGCTGGGTAAAAGTGATGAGATAAAAGGTAAATATACTGCCAATGAAGAGGTTAATGCCAATAGAAAAGCTGTATACCCAGGTTTTATAGATGCACATGCACATTTTTATGGCTATGGACAAAGTTTGCAAACAGCTGATTTAAGAGAAACCAAATCCTGGGATGAAGTGCTCAGCCGTTTAACTGCTTTTGCTAAAACACATCCCGATGGCTGGCTGATCGGTAATGGCTGGGACCAAAACGATTGGGATAATAAAGCTTTCCCAACAAATGAAAAGTTAACAGCTCTTTTTCCGGATCGCCCGGTATTTTTAAACCGGATTGATGGGCATGCAGCCATTGCTAATCAAAAAGCGTTGGATAATGCCGGAATTAAAAGTGAACAGAAATTGTCAGGTGGCGATATGCTTACCGAAAATGGAAAGCTCACTGGTGTGTTAATCGATAATGCTGTAGGCCTGGTAGAACGTAAAATCCCATCACCAGATGCTAAACTGGCTGAAAAGATATTTATCGATGCAGAGAAAAACTGTTTCGCTGCTGGTTTAACCACCATTGATGATTGCGGCTTGAGTTACCTGGCTGTAGAATTTATCGAAAAACTGCAGCAATCAAACAAACTTAAAATGAGGCTCTATGTAATGCTTTCGGATGAGCCTGATAATTATAAATATCTTTTTAACCGCGGGCCAATTAAAACCGATCGGTTAAATGTTCGGGCTTTTAAGGTTTATGCCGATGGTGCTTTAGGTTCGCGTGGTGCTTGCCTGCTGCATCCATACAGCGACATGCCGAATAAAACAGGTTTTCTATTAAGTGATCAGAAACATTTTGAAGAAGTAGCCAGAAAAATTGCTGCTAACCACTTTCAGATGTGTACCCATGCCATTGGCGATTCGGCCAACCGCGTAATCCTGAATATTTACAATAAAATTTTAAAAGGTAAAAACGATCAGCGCTGGCGTATCGAACATGCACAGGTAGTTAACACTAAAGATTTTGACCTGTTCGGCAAAGCCAGTATTATCCCCTCCGTTCAACCTACACATGCTACTTCCGATATGTACTGGGCCGGGCAGCGTTTAGGTGCCGAAAGGTTAAAAAGTGCTTACGCCTACAAACAATTGTTAAAACAAAATGGTTGGATTCCTTTGGGTACCGATTTCCCGGTAGAAAACATTAATCCATTATTAACGTTTTATGCAGCAACAGTGAGAGCAGATGCAAAAGGTTTTCCAAAAGGGGGCTTTCAGATTGAAAATGCCTTAACACCCGAAGAAGCCTTACGCGGGATGACGATATGGGCCGCCAAAGCCAATTTCGAGGAAGAAGAAAAAGGAAGTTTGGAGAAAGGTAAATTAGCTGATTTTGTTATCCTCGATCACGATATTTTAAAATCAACACTACAGAACATATTAAAAACCAAAGTCTTAAAAACCTATTTGAACGGAGAGAAAGTATATGAAGCGAAATAG
- the msrA gene encoding peptide-methionine (S)-S-oxide reductase MsrA, whose product MRKIILILLAVLALNQANAQGKKTEKATFGMGCFWCTEAIFQRLKGVVSVKSGYEGGTLANPTYEEVCTGATGHAEVLEITYNPMVISYDDLLEVFWKSHDPTTLNRQGADSGTQYRSVVFYHTPEQKLLAEKYKAELNKTNAYGKKVVTAIEAAKPFYVAENYHQNYFNKNGSEPYCRLVIQPKIDKLEKIFKAKLKN is encoded by the coding sequence ATGAGAAAAATAATTTTAATCTTACTGGCTGTATTGGCGCTGAACCAGGCCAATGCGCAAGGGAAAAAGACAGAGAAAGCAACTTTCGGGATGGGTTGTTTTTGGTGTACAGAAGCCATATTTCAACGTTTAAAAGGGGTAGTTTCGGTTAAATCAGGTTATGAAGGTGGTACTTTGGCCAATCCAACTTACGAAGAAGTATGTACCGGTGCCACCGGACATGCAGAGGTTTTAGAAATTACCTATAACCCAATGGTGATTTCTTATGATGATTTACTGGAGGTGTTTTGGAAAAGTCACGATCCGACTACATTAAACCGTCAGGGAGCTGATAGTGGCACGCAATACCGGTCTGTGGTTTTTTACCACACGCCTGAACAAAAATTGCTGGCTGAAAAATATAAAGCAGAATTAAACAAGACTAACGCTTATGGCAAAAAAGTGGTCACCGCTATTGAAGCTGCCAAACCCTTTTATGTGGCTGAAAATTATCACCAGAACTATTTCAATAAAAATGGAAGCGAACCTTATTGCAGGTTAGTCATCCAGCCAAAAATTGATAAGCTGGAAAAGATATTTAAAGCAAAGCTTAAAAATTAA
- a CDS encoding isopenicillin N synthase family oxygenase, with product MSTPYIPCLDLGSYVNGSEEERKKFSDELGRAFNDSGFVTITNHGLSQELIDKLYENIKAAFSLPVETKRKYEKPELAGQRGYTSAGKETAKGAKTPDLKEFWQIGQEVTDGDPVKNEYPDNEILEELPEFNKVTGDIYKKLEENGTHLLRAIATYLELPINYFDKHVHNGNSILRGIHYFPIENPETIPDDAVRAGAHEDINLITLLIGASADGLEVLTRSNEWLPIKAHHTDIVVNVGDMLQRLTNNKLKSTTHRVVNPPRELMKTSRFSVPFFLHPRSDMDLTSLPSTIDAEHPKAYSDMTAGEYLDERLREIGLKK from the coding sequence ATGTCTACACCGTATATTCCTTGCTTAGATTTAGGTTCCTACGTCAACGGTTCTGAAGAAGAGCGCAAAAAGTTTTCTGATGAACTGGGCAGGGCCTTTAACGATTCGGGGTTTGTCACCATCACTAACCATGGTTTAAGCCAGGAATTAATTGATAAGCTTTATGAAAATATTAAAGCTGCTTTTTCTTTACCAGTTGAGACCAAAAGAAAATATGAAAAGCCAGAATTAGCTGGTCAACGCGGTTATACCAGTGCGGGTAAAGAAACAGCAAAAGGTGCTAAAACCCCGGATTTGAAAGAGTTCTGGCAAATTGGTCAGGAAGTTACTGACGGAGATCCGGTTAAAAACGAATATCCTGACAACGAAATTTTAGAGGAACTGCCTGAATTTAACAAAGTAACGGGCGACATTTATAAAAAACTGGAAGAGAACGGAACGCATTTATTACGTGCCATTGCGACTTATTTAGAATTGCCGATCAATTATTTTGATAAACATGTTCACAACGGAAATTCTATTTTAAGGGGTATCCACTATTTCCCGATCGAAAATCCGGAAACCATTCCTGATGACGCAGTACGTGCTGGTGCGCACGAAGATATTAACCTGATTACCTTATTAATTGGTGCCAGTGCCGATGGACTGGAAGTATTAACCCGCAGCAATGAGTGGTTGCCAATTAAAGCACACCACACAGATATCGTAGTAAATGTTGGAGATATGCTACAGCGTTTAACCAACAATAAATTAAAATCGACAACACACAGAGTGGTTAACCCGCCGCGTGAGTTGATGAAAACTTCTCGTTTCTCTGTTCCATTCTTTCTACACCCGCGCAGTGATATGGATTTAACCAGTTTACCATCAACCATTGATGCGGAACATCCTAAAGCTTATAGCGATATGACTGCCGGAGAGTATTTAGATGAAAGATTAAGAGAAATTGGATTGAAGAAATAA
- a CDS encoding serine hydrolase has protein sequence MKRNRLCILAVAFCCNVLCLMACAQDHTANEKKLAVANAISNATVLLNNQDGIIPLKSLEKKNIASVSLSFAYSAVFDSLANKYDKITSFSADSYKDSLNLNDLEDDLKYFNTILISIDDQNVSKARYINFINSISKNKEVIISFFGNGPGLKSFDLLKSPIVWTGQNNIDAAAIVPQYIFGGIAASNKLITAYSSRYTSGSGFTTTATRLKYTVPEDAGLNSNNLKEIDAIAAEAIAQKATPGLVVLVAKDGKVIFNKAYGTHTYDTTVPDKVTDIFDLASVTKVTATTPAVMRLFEEGKLKLDTNIGAYIPKARTTPMNNIQVREVMLHQAGFIPYIPFHDYVKTGDYSRDSSAAFPTKVADNYYIKKGFFKDFMWPKMLNSPIKTRGKYVYSDISMYVMKDIVEHISEEPLNQYTYENFYKPLGMQTAGFLPRNRFKPEQIIPTEMDTYFRKTLLVGYVHDQGAALAGGVSGHAGLFASANDLAIIYQMLLNRGTYGGVEYFKNSTVDMFTSKQSNVSRRGLGFDRWDPDSTKHYPSNLASPQTYGHTGYTGTCVWVDPSRGLVYVFLSNRVNPTVTDKLSNLKIRGRIQDVVNKAIDESKK, from the coding sequence ATGAAGCGAAATAGATTGTGTATCCTGGCTGTAGCATTTTGCTGCAATGTTTTATGCTTAATGGCTTGTGCACAGGATCATACAGCAAATGAGAAAAAACTGGCTGTTGCCAATGCGATTTCTAACGCAACGGTGTTGTTAAACAACCAGGATGGAATTATTCCTTTAAAATCATTAGAGAAGAAGAATATTGCTTCGGTCAGCCTTAGTTTTGCTTACAGTGCCGTTTTCGATAGTTTGGCCAATAAATATGATAAAATCACCTCATTTTCTGCCGATTCTTATAAAGATAGTTTGAATTTGAACGATTTAGAAGATGACCTTAAATATTTCAACACCATCTTAATTTCTATTGATGATCAAAATGTAAGTAAAGCCAGATACATTAACTTTATTAACAGTATCAGTAAAAATAAAGAGGTAATTATTTCTTTTTTTGGTAACGGACCTGGTTTAAAATCATTCGATCTGTTAAAATCGCCAATTGTATGGACTGGTCAGAACAATATTGATGCTGCCGCCATTGTGCCACAATATATTTTTGGAGGCATTGCGGCTTCAAATAAGTTAATTACTGCTTATTCATCTCGTTATACTTCGGGTTCTGGTTTTACTACAACAGCTACGCGCTTAAAGTACACTGTACCCGAAGATGCAGGCTTAAATTCGAACAACTTAAAAGAAATCGATGCCATTGCTGCCGAAGCGATAGCGCAGAAAGCTACACCAGGACTGGTGGTTTTAGTAGCGAAAGATGGTAAAGTAATCTTTAATAAAGCTTATGGTACCCATACTTACGATACCACTGTGCCTGATAAAGTAACCGATATTTTTGATCTTGCTTCAGTAACCAAAGTAACGGCAACCACACCTGCTGTAATGCGTTTGTTTGAAGAAGGAAAACTAAAGCTAGACACTAATATTGGCGCTTATATCCCGAAAGCGCGTACCACACCCATGAACAATATCCAGGTGCGGGAAGTAATGTTGCACCAGGCTGGTTTTATCCCATACATTCCTTTTCATGATTATGTTAAAACAGGTGATTACAGCAGAGATTCATCTGCAGCTTTCCCAACAAAGGTGGCTGATAACTATTATATCAAAAAAGGCTTTTTTAAAGATTTTATGTGGCCTAAGATGCTTAATTCGCCCATTAAAACACGTGGCAAATATGTGTACAGCGATATCAGTATGTATGTAATGAAAGATATTGTAGAGCACATCAGCGAAGAACCGCTAAATCAATATACTTACGAAAATTTTTATAAACCATTGGGCATGCAAACTGCAGGTTTCTTACCGCGCAACCGTTTTAAACCAGAGCAGATTATTCCAACGGAAATGGATACCTATTTCAGGAAAACGCTTTTAGTTGGCTATGTTCACGATCAGGGGGCAGCTTTGGCTGGTGGTGTATCTGGCCATGCAGGTTTATTTGCCAGTGCCAACGATCTGGCCATTATTTACCAGATGCTATTGAACCGTGGCACCTATGGCGGGGTGGAGTATTTCAAAAATTCGACGGTTGATATGTTTACGTCTAAGCAATCGAATGTAAGTCGCAGGGGTTTGGGTTTCGATCGCTGGGATCCGGACAGCACCAAACATTATCCCTCTAATTTAGCTTCACCACAAACTTATGGACATACCGGTTATACCGGAACATGTGTTTGGGTAGATCCATCACGTGGTTTGGTTTATGTGTTTCTGTCGAACCGTGTTAACCCTACCGTTACCGATAAACTTTCTAACCTGAAAATCAGGGGTAGGATACAAGATGTGGTAAACAAAGCAATTGACGAATCAAAGAAATAG
- a CDS encoding short-chain dehydrogenase, with product MKNLVLFCTILFLAACSGEKTDQLLLELDKKKLAENINYDKITFYKFAKIAVRSTAVQDTTQPEYQKFSKQAQSVVRTLNKVNGRGNENISVIDALRVYKEYRSVKQFVKETDEDVFPLLTAGFIAMKTGAKAPQPFFKDANKAYYQNIEHAILSMAVLATRDLGQPFALYECAKTQPELLDDCEIKTLLEFVRGFLFFSNNLFYLSEDGLSRNIKWLDKNEKIPLPYTKSFFGWGRLNDEQTHVAFHSMNYLFRGFDRMRMERKIDEERSLQDFEAFLNDMNKLGIQNELVWGITAYLNLKKERPEQSLPALEKLSKSPLFSNSERETLQQTMVYVKGRKSDQALTNVYDKAFIGKIATKYMVAILSKIDWEKLMKQQGVPYTEEVFAGIGKFKALSNSVSEYTQPSTIEKGKKEIGKKGSELLEKAKGLWN from the coding sequence ATGAAGAATTTAGTTTTATTTTGTACGATTTTATTTTTAGCTGCCTGTTCTGGCGAAAAAACTGATCAGCTTTTACTCGAACTTGATAAAAAGAAACTGGCCGAAAACATCAATTACGATAAAATCACATTTTATAAATTTGCTAAAATAGCTGTCCGTTCAACTGCTGTTCAGGATACTACCCAGCCCGAGTACCAAAAATTCAGCAAACAGGCACAAAGTGTTGTCAGAACCTTAAATAAGGTGAACGGACGCGGAAATGAAAATATTTCTGTGATTGACGCCTTAAGGGTGTATAAAGAATATCGATCGGTTAAACAATTTGTAAAAGAAACTGATGAAGATGTTTTTCCACTGCTCACCGCTGGTTTTATCGCGATGAAAACGGGTGCAAAAGCACCACAACCATTTTTCAAGGATGCAAACAAGGCCTATTATCAAAATATAGAACATGCCATTTTAAGCATGGCTGTACTGGCCACCAGAGATCTTGGGCAACCTTTTGCGTTATATGAATGTGCTAAAACTCAACCTGAACTGCTGGATGATTGCGAAATTAAAACACTTTTAGAATTTGTGCGCGGTTTTTTATTTTTTAGCAACAACCTGTTTTATCTATCTGAAGATGGCCTTTCGAGAAACATAAAATGGCTGGATAAAAACGAGAAAATCCCACTCCCCTACACCAAATCATTTTTTGGCTGGGGCCGTTTAAACGATGAGCAAACCCATGTTGCATTTCATAGCATGAACTATCTTTTTAGAGGCTTCGACCGGATGAGAATGGAGCGAAAAATTGACGAGGAAAGATCACTTCAAGATTTTGAGGCTTTTTTAAACGACATGAATAAACTGGGCATTCAAAATGAACTGGTTTGGGGAATAACCGCTTACCTGAACTTAAAAAAAGAAAGACCGGAACAGTCGCTTCCAGCGTTAGAAAAGTTAAGTAAAAGCCCATTATTTTCTAATAGTGAACGCGAAACACTACAACAAACTATGGTATATGTAAAAGGCCGCAAATCAGATCAGGCTTTAACAAATGTGTATGATAAAGCATTTATTGGTAAAATTGCTACCAAATACATGGTGGCGATACTCTCGAAAATAGACTGGGAAAAACTGATGAAACAGCAGGGTGTTCCATATACCGAAGAAGTATTTGCCGGCATAGGCAAGTTTAAAGCACTTTCCAATTCGGTGAGTGAATACACCCAACCCTCAACAATTGAAAAGGGCAAGAAAGAAATTGGCAAAAAAGGCAGCGAATTGCTCGAAAAAGCTAAAGGTTTATGGAATTAA